A DNA window from Pseudomonas tohonis contains the following coding sequences:
- a CDS encoding APC family permease, which produces MARLQRTLSLGSVVLFGIAYMTPIIVLGTFGILADVTQGLVPAAYVAASLAMLFTALSYARMAAAFPVAGSAYTYVRKSISPKLGFLAGWAVLLDYLFLPMAIWLIGAAYLHSAFPDVPQALWVLAFIGVTTAINVAGLKLAKTVNGALMLVQFLVLLAFVALCVHYVLGDASKPLWSLAPFVGEGLNLPLVMSGAAIACYSFLGFDAVSTLTEETRDPRRTIPRAILLITLVGGLIFIATSYFVQLAHPSIEFQSADSAAYEIARNIGGDMFVSVFLIGLIVGQFTSGLSAQASASRLLFAMGRDGVLPQSLFGRLSERFGTPVGSIVLCGVVALLALEMDVTTSTSFINFGAFLAFSLVNLSVIFHYWLRSDQRGPREALLFVVCPLIGMVSTLWLMISLDHLAIILGLSWLALGVIYLAWLTGGFRRQPPELHFEEA; this is translated from the coding sequence ATGGCTCGTCTTCAGCGCACCTTGTCGCTGGGGTCCGTGGTGCTGTTCGGCATCGCGTACATGACCCCGATCATCGTCCTCGGCACCTTCGGCATCCTCGCCGACGTCACCCAGGGCCTGGTGCCCGCCGCCTACGTGGCCGCGTCCCTGGCCATGCTGTTCACCGCGCTGAGCTACGCGCGGATGGCCGCCGCCTTCCCGGTGGCCGGCTCGGCCTACACCTATGTGCGCAAATCCATCAGCCCCAAGCTGGGCTTCCTCGCCGGCTGGGCGGTGCTGCTGGACTACCTGTTCCTGCCCATGGCCATCTGGCTGATCGGCGCGGCCTACCTGCACTCGGCCTTCCCCGATGTGCCCCAGGCGCTCTGGGTGCTGGCCTTCATCGGCGTCACCACGGCCATCAACGTGGCCGGGCTGAAGCTGGCCAAGACCGTCAACGGTGCGCTGATGCTGGTGCAGTTCCTGGTACTGCTGGCCTTCGTCGCGCTCTGCGTGCACTACGTGCTGGGCGATGCGAGCAAGCCGCTGTGGTCCCTGGCGCCCTTCGTCGGCGAGGGCCTGAACCTGCCGCTGGTGATGAGCGGCGCGGCCATCGCCTGCTACTCCTTCCTCGGCTTCGATGCGGTGAGCACCCTCACCGAAGAGACCCGTGACCCGCGCCGGACCATTCCCAGGGCGATCCTGCTGATCACTCTGGTCGGCGGCCTGATCTTCATCGCCACGTCCTACTTCGTGCAGCTGGCGCACCCCTCCATCGAGTTCCAGAGCGCGGATTCGGCGGCCTACGAGATCGCCCGCAACATCGGCGGCGATATGTTCGTCTCGGTGTTCCTCATCGGCCTGATCGTCGGCCAGTTCACCTCGGGCCTCTCCGCCCAGGCCAGCGCCTCGCGCCTGCTGTTCGCCATGGGCCGCGACGGCGTGCTGCCGCAATCCCTGTTCGGCCGCCTGAGCGAGCGCTTCGGCACCCCGGTGGGCAGCATCGTACTGTGCGGCGTGGTGGCCCTGCTGGCGCTGGAGATGGACGTGACCACCTCCACCTCCTTCATCAACTTCGGCGCCTTCCTGGCCTTCAGCCTGGTGAACCTCTCGGTGATCTTCCACTACTGGCTGCGCAGCGATCAGCGCGGCCCGCGCGAGGCGCTGCTGTTCGTGGTCTGCCCGCTGATCGGCATGGTCTCCACCCTGTGGCTGATGATCAGCCTCGATCACCTGGCGATCATCCTCGGCCTGTCCTGGCTGGCCCTGGGCGTGATCTACCTCGCCTGGCTCACCGGCGGCTTCCGTCGCCAGCCGCCGGAGCTGCACTTCGAAGAGGCCTGA
- a CDS encoding carbon-nitrogen hydrolase family protein, translated as MKVELVQLTGRDGDTAHNLAAALEAIAACAADTDLVVFPETHLMGFPTAENIATVAEPLDGPTVQAVQRAARERDVAVAIGIAENDADTYYNTTLLITPEGIALTYRKTHLWASDRGIFTPGDRYATCLYKGVRVGLLICFDIEFPESARALGQLGAELIIVTNGNMDPYGPTHRTAIMGRAMENQAFAVMVNRVGEGDGDLVFAGGSAVVDPFGRLLLEAGREECRQIIELDLGQIAAARSDYRYLDDRRMVLPGEMREHADGRRELLIP; from the coding sequence ATGAAGGTCGAACTCGTCCAGCTCACCGGTCGTGACGGCGATACCGCCCACAACCTCGCCGCTGCCCTGGAAGCCATCGCCGCCTGCGCCGCCGACACCGACCTGGTGGTGTTCCCGGAGACCCACCTGATGGGCTTCCCCACCGCCGAGAACATCGCCACCGTCGCCGAACCGCTGGATGGCCCCACCGTCCAGGCCGTGCAGCGCGCCGCCCGCGAGCGCGACGTCGCCGTGGCCATCGGCATCGCCGAGAACGATGCCGACACCTACTACAACACCACGCTGCTGATCACCCCCGAAGGCATCGCCCTGACGTACCGCAAGACCCACCTGTGGGCCTCCGACCGCGGCATCTTCACCCCCGGCGACCGCTACGCCACCTGCCTGTACAAGGGCGTGCGCGTGGGCCTGCTGATCTGCTTCGACATCGAATTCCCCGAGAGCGCGCGCGCCCTCGGCCAGCTCGGCGCCGAGCTGATCATCGTCACCAACGGCAACATGGACCCCTACGGCCCCACCCACCGCACCGCCATCATGGGCCGCGCCATGGAGAACCAGGCCTTCGCCGTGATGGTGAACCGCGTGGGCGAGGGCGATGGCGACCTGGTGTTCGCCGGCGGTAGCGCCGTGGTCGACCCCTTCGGCCGCCTGCTGCTGGAGGCCGGACGCGAGGAGTGCCGGCAGATCATCGAGCTGGACCTCGGCCAGATCGCCGCCGCCCGCAGCGACTACCGCTACCTGGATGACCGCCGCATGGTGCTGCCGGGCGAGATGCGCGAGCACGCCGACGGCCGCCGCGAGCTGCTGATCCCCTGA
- a CDS encoding helix-turn-helix transcriptional regulator: MTLSLQDIAWHRSVGQLIESLDAPGFWVALVRTLGQYVPHDSWVALLFSEGRPQVFAECPGEDGEPDLLFQDYLDGLYLLDPFYIHSRESNRGGLLRLADVAPECFGQTDYYQRYHRLNVVTDELQFNVPLEGGRTLCLSLGSRQAFTPEQIALLSLVEPWVVGLMRQRLAFEAERLASTPQPAPNWAVQLEQVGQQVESALTARELEVARLMLSGCSSKEVARKLAISAETVKVHRKHIYAKLGIKSQSELFSLFLKAQRG, translated from the coding sequence ATGACGTTGAGCCTGCAGGACATCGCCTGGCACCGCTCGGTGGGGCAACTGATCGAGTCGCTGGACGCCCCGGGTTTCTGGGTGGCGCTAGTGCGCACCCTCGGCCAGTACGTGCCCCATGACAGTTGGGTGGCGCTGCTGTTCAGCGAAGGCCGGCCCCAGGTGTTCGCCGAATGCCCGGGCGAGGACGGCGAGCCGGACCTGCTGTTCCAGGACTACCTGGACGGCCTCTACCTGCTGGACCCCTTCTACATCCACAGCCGCGAAAGCAACCGTGGCGGCCTGCTGCGCCTGGCAGACGTGGCGCCGGAATGCTTCGGGCAGACCGACTACTACCAGCGCTACCACCGCCTCAACGTGGTGACCGACGAGTTGCAGTTCAACGTACCGCTGGAGGGCGGGCGCACCCTGTGCCTGTCCCTCGGCTCGCGCCAGGCCTTCACCCCCGAGCAGATCGCGCTGCTGAGCCTGGTGGAACCCTGGGTGGTGGGTCTGATGCGCCAGCGCCTGGCCTTCGAGGCCGAACGCCTGGCCAGCACCCCGCAACCGGCGCCGAACTGGGCGGTGCAGCTGGAACAGGTGGGCCAGCAGGTGGAAAGCGCCCTCACCGCCCGCGAACTGGAGGTCGCCCGGCTGATGCTCAGCGGCTGCTCCAGCAAGGAAGTGGCGCGCAAGCTGGCCATCTCGGCGGAGACGGTGAAGGTCCACCGCAAGCACATCTACGCCAAGCTCGGGATCAAGTCGCAGTCGGAGCTGTTCTCGCTGTTCCTCAAGGCGCAGCGGGGGTAG
- a CDS encoding NAD(P)/FAD-dependent oxidoreductase, with translation MNVALKTTPSAERCASYYTATLNAETDYPTLQGTVEADVVIIGGGFTGVATAVELAERGLKVALVEAKKIGWGATGRNGGQVTGSLSGDGAMRKQMRKRLGAEVDDFIWHLRWRGHAIIKSRVEKYGIACDLKHGHLHAAMKPAHIDELRESFEEAQRRGMGDDVTLLDAAGVRQHLESDLYLGALKNTRNMHLHPLNLCIGEARAAESLGAMIFEHSEVLEIIHGERPAVVTAQGRINARQVLLAGDVYHKLEPKKLKGMIFPAMGGIVTTRPLGELAERINPQDLAVYDCRFVLDYYRLTADKRLLLGGGANYSGRDSRDIAGELRPAIERTFPALKGIEIDYQWSCAMGIVINRIPQLGKLSPNVWYCQGYSGHGIATTHIMGEIMAQAMTGSLGHYDTFADCSHIKVPMGDVFGNPMLAVGMWYYQMLEKLR, from the coding sequence ATGAACGTCGCACTGAAGACCACGCCCAGCGCCGAGCGCTGCGCCTCCTACTACACCGCCACCCTCAATGCCGAAACCGACTACCCCACCCTGCAGGGCACGGTGGAGGCCGACGTGGTGATCATCGGCGGCGGCTTCACCGGTGTCGCCACCGCCGTCGAGCTGGCCGAGCGCGGCCTCAAGGTCGCCCTGGTGGAAGCGAAGAAGATCGGCTGGGGCGCCACCGGCCGCAATGGCGGCCAGGTCACCGGCAGCCTCTCGGGCGACGGCGCCATGCGCAAGCAGATGCGCAAGCGCCTGGGGGCGGAGGTGGACGACTTCATCTGGCACCTGCGCTGGCGCGGCCACGCGATCATCAAGAGCCGGGTGGAGAAGTACGGCATCGCCTGCGACCTCAAGCACGGCCACCTGCATGCGGCGATGAAGCCCGCCCATATCGACGAGCTGCGCGAATCCTTCGAGGAGGCCCAGCGCCGGGGCATGGGCGACGACGTGACCCTGCTCGACGCCGCCGGCGTGCGCCAGCACCTGGAGAGCGACCTGTACTTGGGCGCGCTGAAGAACACCCGCAACATGCACCTGCACCCGCTCAACCTGTGCATCGGCGAGGCCCGCGCGGCCGAGAGCCTGGGGGCGATGATCTTCGAGCACTCCGAGGTGCTGGAGATCATCCACGGCGAGCGCCCGGCGGTGGTCACCGCCCAGGGCCGCATCAACGCCCGCCAGGTGCTGCTGGCCGGCGACGTCTATCACAAGCTGGAACCGAAGAAGCTCAAGGGCATGATCTTCCCGGCCATGGGCGGCATCGTCACCACCCGCCCGCTGGGCGAGCTGGCGGAGCGCATCAACCCCCAGGACCTGGCCGTCTACGACTGCCGCTTCGTGCTCGACTACTACCGCCTCACCGCCGACAAGCGGCTGCTGCTGGGGGGTGGCGCCAACTACTCCGGGCGTGACTCGCGGGACATCGCCGGCGAGCTGCGCCCGGCCATCGAACGCACCTTCCCCGCGCTCAAGGGCATCGAGATCGACTACCAGTGGAGCTGCGCCATGGGCATCGTCATCAACCGCATCCCGCAGCTGGGCAAGCTCTCGCCCAACGTCTGGTACTGCCAGGGCTACTCCGGCCACGGCATCGCCACCACCCACATCATGGGCGAGATCATGGCCCAGGCCATGACCGGCAGCCTCGGCCACTACGACACCTTCGCCGACTGCTCGCACATCAAGGTCCCCATGGGCGACGTGTTCGGCAACCCGATGCTCGCCGTGGGCATGTGGTACTACCAGATGCTGGAAAAACTCCGCTAA